The DNA segment CGGCGATACCGAGCGTGAGCCAAACCTGCTTGCGCTTGAGCGCACCCAACTCACGCAGCGGGCTAGCGCCTTCCTCAACCTTATCTTTTGGCAGCCATAACATGACGAGCAACGCCGTTAGCGCCCCAATCACACCCACCATCACAAACGCTGCACGCCAGCCCATCAGCTGACCAATCCACGTTGCCAGAGGTGAGCCTAACAGCGTAGCCAACGTCAGGCCTAGCATCACGCGTCCCACCGCTTTCGCGCGTTGCCCAACACCCGCCATCGATGCGGCCACCAGCGATGCCACACCAAAATAAGCCCCGTGAGGCAATCCACTGATAAAGCGAAACACCATCAGATTTCCATAGCTAGAACTCAATGCGCTCGCAATATTGCCAACCGCAAACAGCACCATCAAAAGCAGCAATAAGGTGCGGCGAGAAAGTCGCGCGGCCAAAGTCGCAATCACCGGTGCTCCGATCACCACGCCCAGCGCATAAATACTGATCACGTGCCCTGCCTGCGGAATAGAGATCGCCAAATCCTTTGCTACATTCGGCAGCAAGCCCATAATGGCAAACTCGCCGGTACCAATACCAAAACCACCGACAGCGAGCGCGAGTTCTGCCCCGCGTCGATGAGCAATGGGTGATGGTGCCGCTGACGGCGTTGATGTAGACATAGCTACCTCTAATATCTGAAAAATTTCTGACGCTCAAGGCGCAAGAAAGCGTGATTTGAATCACATAATTAAGTGAGGAGAGCAGGATACCGAAGCTCACATTCAGCAGCCACTACTTTGTTAATTTTTCGTTGAATTTAGAATAAGCGCTGTCAGGATAGAATAAATGTCGGCGTAGCCGCGATGGTTCAAAATACAAAACACCATGACGTGCTCATCTGCACAGGTTAATATTCCCGCAACTTAACCCATGAATTTTGGACAGGACGTTCGTGCCGCGACTCTATCAGTTCGATCAACATCTCATGCGCGCTCATCATGCGCCAGAGCTTACGGGAATACGCCGCTTTATTATTGAATTCTTCTATTTTGGAATAAAAGAAGCGCGTGCTTGTCTCTTCGTTGGCCTGTTCTTTATCGCTGTCTTCTGTGTGCCTCGCGGTGGTTTTTTGCATATAGCCCGCTATGACCTTTTATTCATCATCGCGATCTTAATTCAGCTATGGATGGTGATGAATCATCTTGAAACATGGGATGAACTTAAAGCGATTACCCTTTTTCACGTAGTCGGCTTTGCTCTTGAAGTGTTTAAAACCTCAGGCAGCATTCAATCTTGGAGCTATCCTGATTTTGCCTATACAAAACTGCTTGGCGTACCACTTTTCGCCGGGTTTATGTACGCCGCGGTAGGCAGTTTTATTATTCAATCATGGCGACTATTCGACCTCAAAATTCGCCATCATCCCCCTTATTTTCTCAGCACCACAGTCGCCCTGCTGATATATATCAACTTTTTTACCCATCACTATATTGGTGACTATCGTTGGTATATCACCGCCTTTGTTATCGGCATCTATGCGCGGAGCATAGTGGTTTTCACCCCTTACGATCGCGAACGAAAAATGCCATTACTGTTGGCCTTTGTCCTTATCGGCTTCTTTATCTGGCTCGCCGAGAATATCAGCACCTTTTTTGGTATTTGGAAATACCCTAATCAGCTTGGAGCGTGGTCTGCGGTACACGTTGGAAAGTGGAGTTCATGGGCTCTGCTGGTCATCATGACATTCACGATTACCACCTATCTTAAAGATATCAAACGACGGATCCATATTGCGCAGTAGCGCAAACGCTCTTTGATTAAATGAAAAAAAGCCCACGGAATCACTCCCGTGGGCTTTTTCATCACATCACGCTTAGAACAACGTGAATGCAATCATTCCGACGACGCCGCCCACGGTGCCCAGAATAGTTTCCATTACGGTCCACGTTTTCAACGTTTGCAGTTCGTTAGCGCCGGTAAATTTACCGAACAGCCAGAAGCCCGCATCGTTCACGTGGCTCAATACAATCGAACCACCTGCAATACAGATAGCCAGCGCCGCGAGTTGACCTCCGTTCAGACCAAGCTGAGTGGTAACCGGTAAGACTAAGCCTACCGTCGTTAAGCATGCAACGGTCGCAGAACCTTGGATCACACGCACTGCGGCCGACAATACAAAACACGCAACCGCAATCGGTAAACCGGCACCAATCAATGCATCACCCAGCGCAGGGCCAACGCCTGAATCGACGAGAATTTGTTTAAATACGCCGCCTGCACCGGTCATCAGCAGGATAATCCCCGCTGGTTGAATCGCCGCAGAACAAATAGACATG comes from the Hafnia alvei genome and includes:
- a CDS encoding MFS transporter, encoding MSTSTPSAAPSPIAHRRGAELALAVGGFGIGTGEFAIMGLLPNVAKDLAISIPQAGHVISIYALGVVIGAPVIATLAARLSRRTLLLLLMVLFAVGNIASALSSSYGNLMVFRFISGLPHGAYFGVASLVAASMAGVGQRAKAVGRVMLGLTLATLLGSPLATWIGQLMGWRAAFVMVGVIGALTALLVMLWLPKDKVEEGASPLRELGALKRKQVWLTLGIAAVGSGGLFAVFSYIAPTLIHQTGMSPASVPLVLIVFGVGMILGNIFGSRLADRSLMGTIVGVLIWNVVILTTFYLVADIAWATVLVVLLTGGSFALVPALQTRLMDVAEDAQTLAAALNHSAFNIANALGAWLGGVSIAAGFGWSSTGWVGAGLAAGGILLFLWSYYSDPDIKPKKSRRNKSIRSIEL
- a CDS encoding DUF817 domain-containing protein encodes the protein MRAHHAPELTGIRRFIIEFFYFGIKEARACLFVGLFFIAVFCVPRGGFLHIARYDLLFIIAILIQLWMVMNHLETWDELKAITLFHVVGFALEVFKTSGSIQSWSYPDFAYTKLLGVPLFAGFMYAAVGSFIIQSWRLFDLKIRHHPPYFLSTTVALLIYINFFTHHYIGDYRWYITAFVIGIYARSIVVFTPYDRERKMPLLLAFVLIGFFIWLAENISTFFGIWKYPNQLGAWSAVHVGKWSSWALLVIMTFTITTYLKDIKRRIHIAQ